One window of Anaeromyxobacter diazotrophicus genomic DNA carries:
- a CDS encoding DoxX family membrane protein, translating to MEERHTASAYWALRVALGVVPIVAGLDKFTNLLTDWAQYLSPLAQRLLPISPGAFMRAAGVVEIVVGAAILAGKARYFGFVAAAWLAAITIDLLTTGHFLDIAARDAVLAVAAFALGRLAQVHERAHAAAPLSAHRPATVP from the coding sequence ATGGAAGAGCGACACACCGCTTCGGCGTACTGGGCGCTGCGCGTCGCGCTCGGGGTCGTGCCCATCGTGGCCGGGCTCGACAAGTTCACCAACCTGCTCACCGACTGGGCGCAGTACCTGAGCCCGCTCGCGCAGCGGCTCCTGCCCATCAGCCCGGGCGCCTTCATGCGCGCCGCGGGCGTCGTCGAGATCGTCGTCGGCGCCGCCATCCTGGCGGGCAAGGCCAGGTACTTCGGCTTCGTCGCGGCGGCGTGGCTCGCCGCCATCACCATCGACCTGCTCACCACCGGACACTTCCTCGACATCGCCGCGCGCGACGCCGTCCTGGCGGTGGCCGCCTTCGCGCTGGGCCGGCTGGCCCAGGTGCACGAGCGGGCGCACGCGGCCGCGCCGCTCTCCGCCCACCGGCCCGCCACGGTGCCGTGA
- the modB gene encoding molybdate ABC transporter permease subunit: protein MDPAALRLSLALATLTTAALLALGLPLAQWLATSRSRARPVVEAVVALPLVLPPTVLGFYLLVAFAPRAPLGRGFAALLGHPLAFSFEGLLLASILYSLPFAVQPFAAALARVDVRLVEASYALGAGRVETFLRVSLPLARPGVVAGAVLAFAHTVGEFGVVLMVGGNVPGQTRTLSIALFDAVEQLDWAAAHRTSLVLLALSFAALVATHALQRRPPSARP, encoded by the coding sequence TTGGATCCGGCCGCCCTGCGCCTCAGCCTCGCCCTCGCCACGCTCACCACCGCGGCGCTGCTCGCGCTCGGGCTGCCGCTGGCGCAGTGGCTCGCCACCTCGCGCAGCCGCGCCCGCCCGGTGGTGGAGGCGGTGGTGGCGCTGCCGCTCGTGCTGCCGCCGACGGTGCTCGGCTTCTACCTGCTCGTCGCCTTCGCCCCGCGCGCGCCGCTCGGCCGCGGCTTCGCCGCGCTGCTCGGCCACCCGCTCGCCTTCAGCTTCGAGGGGCTGCTCCTCGCCTCCATCCTCTACAGCCTGCCCTTCGCCGTGCAGCCCTTCGCGGCGGCGCTGGCGCGCGTCGACGTCCGGCTCGTCGAGGCCTCGTACGCGCTCGGCGCCGGGCGGGTCGAGACCTTCCTGCGGGTCTCGCTCCCGCTGGCGCGCCCCGGCGTCGTCGCCGGCGCCGTGCTCGCCTTCGCCCACACGGTGGGCGAGTTCGGGGTGGTGCTCATGGTGGGCGGCAACGTGCCGGGGCAGACCCGCACCCTCTCCATCGCGCTCTTCGACGCCGTCGAGCAGCTCGACTGGGCCGCCGCGCACCGCACCTCGCTCGTCCTGCTCGCGCTCTCCTTCGCCGCCCTGGTCGCGACCCACGCGCTCCAGCGGCGGCCCCCCTCGGCGCGCCCGTGA
- a CDS encoding RNA polymerase sigma factor — translation MDGATHGVGRAEAGRAAGAGALADDELVRRVVAGDRALFEVLMRRHNPRVYHAIRGILRDEAEVEDAMQQTYLLAYAHLADFAGASSFTTWLTRIALHEALGRVRRPTHLVPIGDLDLPEDTVTPPPESPEEHAASREAARYLERCLDRLPPLYRAVVMLRDVDQLTTAEAAEALDVTEETVRVRLHRARLALRRGIAADVARGAALAFPFFAPRCDRVVSRVMAELPPG, via the coding sequence ATGGACGGTGCGACGCACGGGGTGGGCCGAGCCGAGGCGGGGCGAGCCGCGGGGGCGGGCGCGCTCGCGGACGACGAGCTGGTGAGGAGGGTGGTGGCGGGCGACCGCGCGCTCTTCGAGGTGCTCATGCGGCGGCACAACCCGCGCGTCTACCACGCCATCCGCGGCATCCTGCGCGACGAGGCCGAGGTGGAGGACGCGATGCAGCAGACGTACCTCCTCGCCTACGCCCACCTGGCGGACTTCGCCGGGGCGTCCTCGTTCACCACCTGGCTCACGCGCATCGCGCTGCACGAGGCGCTCGGGCGCGTGCGCCGCCCCACGCACCTCGTGCCGATCGGGGACCTGGACCTGCCGGAGGACACCGTGACACCGCCCCCCGAGTCGCCCGAAGAGCACGCCGCCTCGCGGGAGGCGGCGCGGTACCTCGAGCGCTGCCTCGACCGCCTGCCCCCCCTCTACCGCGCGGTCGTGATGCTGCGCGACGTGGATCAGCTCACCACCGCCGAGGCCGCCGAGGCGCTGGACGTGACCGAGGAGACGGTGCGCGTCCGGCTGCACCGCGCGCGGCTGGCGCTGCGCCGCGGCATCGCCGCCGACGTGGCGCGGGGCGCCGCGCTGGCGTTCCCCTTCTTCGCGCCCCGCTGCGACCGGGTGGTGTCCCGGGTCATGGCCGAGCTGCCGCCGGGCTGA
- a CDS encoding LysR substrate-binding domain-containing protein, with protein sequence MDVRSLRAFAAVVRQGGFTRAGAALHLTQPAVSKLVKGLEEELGVPLLLRAGRRVELTDAGRAVAERAQAVLDALRSVEEAVGDVAAVRRGRLRVGLPPMVGASLFPGVIAGYRRAHPGVELAVREEGARRVEELVLAGDLDLGVTLLPTSAALEVLPLHRDVLRAVLHPRHPLARRRRLALRDLAATPLVLYRPDFVLHGRILEACRAAGFTPQVAAESAQWDFIAGLAAAGVGAALLPGTLCRALPASRLAAVPLADPVIAWDLALAWRRGAWLPAAARAWVELTSRSLARPLPPPLVRLGGRG encoded by the coding sequence ATGGACGTCCGATCGCTGAGGGCCTTCGCGGCGGTGGTGCGGCAGGGCGGGTTCACCCGCGCCGGCGCCGCGCTGCACCTCACCCAGCCGGCGGTGAGCAAGCTCGTGAAGGGCCTGGAGGAGGAGCTCGGGGTGCCGCTCCTGCTCCGCGCGGGCCGCCGGGTGGAGCTCACCGACGCCGGGCGCGCGGTGGCGGAGCGCGCGCAGGCGGTCCTCGACGCGCTGCGCTCGGTGGAGGAGGCGGTGGGCGACGTGGCGGCGGTCCGGCGCGGCCGGCTGCGCGTCGGGCTGCCGCCCATGGTGGGCGCCTCGCTCTTCCCCGGGGTGATCGCCGGCTACCGGCGCGCGCACCCGGGGGTCGAGCTGGCGGTGCGCGAGGAGGGCGCGCGCCGGGTCGAGGAGCTGGTACTGGCCGGCGACCTCGACCTCGGCGTGACGCTGCTCCCGACCTCGGCCGCGCTCGAGGTCCTGCCGCTCCACCGCGACGTGCTGCGCGCGGTGCTCCACCCGCGGCACCCGCTGGCGCGCCGCCGTCGGCTCGCCCTGCGCGACCTCGCCGCGACCCCGCTCGTCCTCTACCGCCCCGACTTCGTCCTCCACGGGCGCATCCTCGAGGCGTGCCGCGCCGCCGGGTTCACGCCCCAGGTGGCCGCCGAGAGCGCGCAGTGGGACTTCATCGCGGGGCTCGCCGCGGCGGGCGTGGGCGCGGCGCTCCTCCCCGGCACGCTCTGCCGCGCCCTGCCGGCGTCGCGGCTCGCCGCCGTCCCGCTGGCGGACCCGGTCATCGCCTGGGACCTGGCGCTCGCCTGGCGCCGCGGCGCCTGGCTGCCCGCCGCGGCGCGCGCCTGGGTGGAGCTGACGAGCCGCAGCCTGGCGCGGCCGCTCCCGCCGCCGCTCGTGCGGCTGGGCGGCCGTGGCTAG
- a CDS encoding ABC transporter ATP-binding protein — translation MNELELEVVRRYRGGPTVAARLDLPGGEGPVTVLFGPSGAGKTTVLRCLAGLERPDAGAIRFRGETWFDAAAGVDLPPARRGVGLLFQDHALFPHLTVAANVGYGVRGVDRAERARRVAEVAARLGVEALLARRPGQLSGGERQRVALARALAARPRLLLLDEPLSALDAPAREALRGELRATLERAGLPSIVVTHDRAEAMALGDRLAVLAGGGVRQVGPVHEVFSAPADLEVARVVGTENVLPARVVERRDGLARVAVGRALVWALDPGRLEEAEAYACLRAEDVVLESSPAAATSARNELAGVVVATSAEGPLVRVTLDCGFRLVALVTRDSAERLGAAPGRQLAALVKAQAIRLVLRPR, via the coding sequence GTGAACGAGCTCGAGCTCGAGGTCGTGCGGCGGTACCGGGGCGGCCCCACCGTGGCGGCGCGCCTCGACCTGCCGGGCGGCGAGGGGCCGGTGACCGTGCTCTTCGGCCCCTCGGGCGCCGGGAAGACCACCGTGCTGCGCTGCCTGGCGGGCCTCGAGCGGCCGGACGCCGGCGCGATCCGCTTCCGCGGCGAGACCTGGTTCGACGCCGCGGCCGGGGTGGACCTCCCGCCGGCGCGGCGCGGGGTGGGGCTGCTCTTCCAGGACCACGCGCTCTTCCCGCACCTCACGGTGGCCGCGAACGTCGGCTACGGCGTGCGCGGGGTCGACCGCGCCGAGCGCGCGCGGCGGGTGGCCGAGGTGGCGGCGCGGCTCGGGGTCGAGGCGCTCCTCGCGCGCCGCCCCGGCCAGCTCTCGGGCGGCGAGCGCCAGCGGGTCGCCCTCGCCCGGGCCCTGGCGGCCCGGCCGCGCCTCCTGCTCCTCGACGAGCCGCTCTCGGCCCTCGACGCGCCGGCGCGCGAGGCACTGCGCGGCGAGCTGCGGGCGACGCTGGAGCGCGCCGGGCTGCCGTCGATCGTGGTCACCCACGACCGGGCCGAGGCCATGGCGCTGGGCGATCGCCTGGCGGTGCTGGCCGGCGGCGGCGTCCGGCAGGTGGGCCCCGTCCACGAGGTGTTCAGCGCGCCCGCCGACCTGGAGGTGGCGCGGGTGGTGGGGACCGAGAACGTCCTGCCGGCGCGGGTCGTCGAGCGGCGCGACGGCCTGGCCCGCGTGGCGGTGGGCCGCGCGCTCGTGTGGGCGCTCGACCCCGGGCGACTGGAGGAGGCGGAGGCGTACGCGTGCCTGCGCGCCGAGGACGTGGTGCTGGAGAGCTCGCCCGCCGCGGCGACGAGCGCGCGCAACGAGCTCGCGGGCGTCGTCGTGGCGACGTCGGCCGAGGGGCCGCTCGTGCGCGTCACGCTCGACTGTGGCTTCCGGCTGGTGGCGCTCGTCACGCGCGACAGCGCCGAGCGGCTGGGCGCCGCCCCGGGCCGCCAGCTGGCGGCGCTGGTGAAGGCGCAGGCGATCCGGCTCGTCCTGCGCCCTCGCTGA
- a CDS encoding Rieske (2Fe-2S) protein — translation MSCTRRAFLRCAAGGGVAAAAAALGGCAPGIDPAPLVEVPAAAGGRLTLAVASYPQLDRPDGAVRAHGPGIEPPILLVRTPAGGFAALSSVCTHKACPLGTEGFEIVCPCHASRFDQAGHVTNPPALLPLPTFPASYDPATGVLTVELTAAAGP, via the coding sequence GTGAGCTGCACGCGGAGGGCGTTCCTGCGCTGCGCGGCGGGCGGCGGGGTGGCGGCCGCCGCGGCGGCGCTCGGCGGCTGCGCCCCCGGGATCGACCCCGCGCCGCTGGTGGAGGTTCCGGCCGCCGCGGGGGGCCGGCTCACGCTCGCGGTCGCGAGCTACCCGCAGCTCGACCGCCCCGACGGCGCGGTGCGGGCGCACGGGCCGGGCATCGAGCCGCCCATCCTCCTCGTCCGCACGCCCGCCGGCGGCTTCGCAGCGCTGTCGAGCGTCTGCACGCACAAGGCCTGCCCGCTCGGCACGGAGGGGTTCGAGATCGTCTGTCCCTGCCACGCCTCGCGCTTCGACCAGGCCGGCCACGTGACGAACCCGCCCGCGCTCCTGCCGCTCCCCACCTTCCCGGCGAGCTACGATCCCGCCACCGGGGTGCTCACCGTCGAGCTCACGGCCGCGGCCGGCCCGTGA
- the modA gene encoding molybdate ABC transporter substrate-binding protein yields the protein MLAPAAALLALLAAAPAGGAPALAVAAAANLRPALEELAAAFQARHPGGAVRATYGGSGLLVTQIASGAPFDLFLSADAAYPAELAARGLADAPFTYAVGELVVWVPAGAPIELERRGLAALSDPRVERIALPNPETAPYGRAAREALAAAGLWDGLRPRLVLGQSVAQAASFAASGNAQAAFLPRSLAGAPPLAQAGRSWPVPASSHAPILQAGAVLKAARDPAQARAFAAFLLSDEGRAVLARHGYRAPPR from the coding sequence GTGCTCGCCCCGGCCGCCGCCCTGCTCGCCCTCCTCGCCGCCGCGCCCGCCGGCGGCGCGCCGGCGCTCGCGGTCGCCGCCGCCGCCAACCTCCGCCCCGCCCTCGAGGAGCTCGCCGCCGCCTTCCAGGCGCGCCACCCGGGCGGCGCGGTGCGCGCCACCTACGGCGGCTCCGGCCTGCTCGTCACCCAGATCGCGAGCGGCGCGCCCTTCGACCTGTTCCTCTCGGCCGACGCCGCCTACCCGGCCGAGCTCGCCGCCCGCGGGCTCGCCGACGCCCCCTTCACCTACGCGGTGGGCGAGCTGGTGGTGTGGGTCCCGGCGGGCGCGCCCATCGAGCTCGAGCGGCGCGGGCTCGCGGCCCTCTCCGACCCGCGCGTCGAGCGCATCGCCCTGCCGAACCCGGAGACCGCGCCCTACGGCCGCGCGGCGCGCGAGGCGCTCGCGGCGGCGGGGCTGTGGGACGGCCTGCGCCCGCGGCTCGTGCTCGGCCAGAGCGTGGCGCAGGCGGCCAGCTTCGCCGCGAGCGGCAACGCGCAGGCGGCGTTCCTGCCGCGCTCGCTCGCCGGCGCCCCGCCCCTCGCCCAGGCTGGGCGGAGCTGGCCGGTGCCGGCCTCCAGCCACGCCCCCATCCTCCAGGCGGGCGCGGTGCTGAAGGCCGCCCGCGACCCCGCCCAAGCGCGCGCCTTCGCGGCCTTCCTCCTCTCGGACGAGGGGCGGGCCGTCCTGGCGCGTCACGGCTACCGCGCGCCGCCGAGGTGA
- a CDS encoding YceI family protein: MPALLAALLLAAPAAAPRTFDVLPGSTITYRLVHKFHTVTGVSRAVEGKARLMPDGTVQVMVRAPLDSFDSGNSNRDAHMREATAAGTNPYVALKAVGRAPPPERYPAEEAVALRGELTLKTARPVELPARVRFESAERASVKSTFPVSLEEHQVERPSLMFVKVDDRVEIDAALLLGAEP; this comes from the coding sequence ATGCCGGCCCTCCTCGCCGCCCTCCTCCTCGCCGCGCCGGCCGCCGCGCCGCGCACGTTCGACGTGCTGCCGGGCAGCACCATCACCTACCGGCTCGTGCACAAGTTCCACACCGTGACCGGCGTCTCGCGGGCGGTGGAGGGCAAGGCGCGCCTCATGCCGGACGGCACCGTGCAGGTGATGGTGCGGGCGCCGCTCGACTCGTTCGACTCGGGCAACTCGAACCGCGACGCCCACATGCGCGAGGCGACGGCGGCGGGCACGAACCCGTACGTCGCGCTCAAGGCGGTGGGCCGGGCGCCGCCGCCGGAGCGCTACCCCGCCGAGGAGGCGGTGGCGCTGCGGGGCGAGCTCACGCTCAAGACCGCGCGCCCGGTGGAGCTCCCGGCGCGGGTCCGCTTCGAGTCGGCCGAGCGCGCCTCGGTGAAGAGCACGTTCCCGGTGAGCCTGGAGGAGCACCAGGTGGAGCGCCCCTCGCTCATGTTCGTGAAGGTGGACGATCGGGTCGAGATCGACGCCGCGCTCCTGCTCGGGGCCGAGCCGTGA
- a CDS encoding CidA/LrgA family protein, whose protein sequence is MTLAPRLRPLLQIAALLPFWAAGAALAAALHLPVPGPVLGLGLLLAALQLGLVRPAWFEEGASWLIRHMLLFFVPAAVGVVAYPALLGGEGLRILAVVAVSTVAVMVATGAAAEAVARRRSARR, encoded by the coding sequence ATGACGCTCGCCCCGCGGCTGCGGCCGCTCCTGCAGATCGCGGCGCTGCTCCCGTTCTGGGCGGCGGGCGCCGCGCTGGCGGCGGCCCTCCACCTGCCCGTCCCCGGCCCGGTGCTCGGGCTCGGCCTGCTGCTCGCCGCGCTCCAGCTCGGGCTGGTGCGGCCCGCCTGGTTCGAGGAGGGCGCGAGCTGGCTCATCCGCCACATGCTGCTCTTCTTCGTGCCGGCGGCGGTCGGGGTGGTCGCCTACCCGGCGCTCCTCGGGGGCGAGGGGCTGCGCATCCTGGCGGTGGTGGCGGTGAGCACGGTGGCGGTCATGGTCGCGACCGGCGCGGCCGCCGAGGCCGTCGCGCGCCGCCGGAGCGCGCGCCGATGA
- a CDS encoding glycosyltransferase family 4 protein, with protein sequence MPLRILYINYGSQSGVTAAVLERLRRAGHEVQVFDPVDGFLYKRRLGPVQIPNLRPGPVLATAAAMARFRRHWKPWYVHTTVAFDLLTARCERAVAAAAPDVVLQAGVLFAPVRDPLRRPHPPYYLYCDHTRALNERYDPVPGLDPPIPFEGGWRRRETEVYRGAAALFVMSEHVRRSLAADYGVSPDRVHVIGAGANVAPAGPPPAGPREQALLFVGRHFAAKGGPETLAAFEAVRARHPRAELWMVGGRQPERSPAGVRLLGPRPPAEVGALYARASAFVLPTLREAFGLSFLEAMSYGLPCVGTRIEAIPEIVADGATGLLVPPRDPAALAAAMLRLLDDPARARAMGEAGRWRAAERFGWDRAVRLLLQVIERGVAGRAPLAGSAPDAAAAAAPIDGRQGLG encoded by the coding sequence ATGCCCCTGCGAATCCTGTACATCAACTATGGTTCCCAGTCGGGCGTGACCGCGGCCGTGCTGGAGCGGCTCAGGCGGGCTGGGCACGAGGTCCAGGTCTTCGACCCCGTGGACGGTTTTCTCTACAAGCGGCGGCTCGGCCCGGTCCAGATCCCGAACCTCCGGCCCGGGCCGGTGCTCGCCACCGCCGCGGCCATGGCGCGGTTCCGGCGGCACTGGAAGCCCTGGTACGTCCACACCACGGTGGCCTTCGACCTCCTCACCGCCCGCTGCGAGCGGGCGGTGGCAGCCGCCGCCCCGGACGTCGTGCTCCAGGCGGGCGTGCTGTTCGCGCCGGTGAGGGACCCGCTGCGCCGTCCCCACCCGCCCTACTACCTGTACTGCGACCACACCCGCGCCCTGAACGAGCGGTATGACCCGGTGCCGGGGCTCGACCCGCCCATCCCGTTCGAGGGCGGCTGGCGCCGGCGGGAGACGGAGGTCTACCGCGGGGCCGCCGCCCTCTTCGTGATGAGCGAGCACGTGCGCCGCTCGCTCGCGGCGGACTACGGGGTCTCGCCAGACCGGGTGCACGTCATCGGCGCGGGCGCGAACGTCGCCCCGGCGGGGCCGCCGCCGGCCGGGCCGCGCGAGCAGGCCCTTCTGTTCGTGGGGCGCCACTTCGCCGCCAAGGGCGGGCCGGAGACGCTGGCCGCCTTCGAGGCGGTGCGCGCGCGCCACCCGCGCGCCGAGCTGTGGATGGTGGGCGGGCGGCAGCCGGAGCGATCGCCAGCGGGCGTGCGCCTGCTCGGGCCGCGGCCGCCGGCCGAGGTGGGGGCGCTCTACGCCCGCGCGTCGGCCTTCGTGCTGCCGACCCTGCGCGAGGCGTTCGGCCTCTCGTTCCTGGAGGCGATGAGCTACGGCCTGCCGTGCGTGGGGACGCGCATCGAGGCCATCCCCGAGATCGTGGCCGACGGGGCGACCGGGCTGCTCGTGCCGCCGCGCGACCCGGCCGCGCTCGCCGCCGCCATGCTGCGGCTGCTCGACGACCCGGCGCGCGCGCGGGCCATGGGCGAGGCGGGGCGGTGGCGCGCGGCCGAGCGCTTCGGCTGGGACCGCGCCGTGCGGCTCCTCCTGCAGGTGATCGAGCGGGGCGTCGCCGGGCGCGCTCCTCTCGCCGGCAGCGCGCCGGACGCCGCGGCCGCGGCGGCGCCGATTGATGGGCGTCAGGGCCTCGGGTAG
- a CDS encoding MFS transporter: protein MAAGARARGSWLHSDVPGRLDRLPWSRWHLRLVVALGITWVLDGLEVTLVGAVAGVLAEPATLHLSERQLGLAASGYLLGAILGALLFGRLTDALGRKRLFLVTLGVYTAATLLTALAWGFGSFVLFRALTGAGIGGEYAAINSAIDELMPARLRGRADLAINSTYWLGTALGSAATLLLLDPHVLPPALGWRACFAIGGALGLAVLGVRRHVPESPRWLLLHGREHDAERVIAAIESEVTRSIQRPLAAPAPPRPFQVKGAVGFGVIARVLLRQHLRRTVLGLALMVAQAFAYNAIFFTYALILGRFYGVPSDRVGLYLLPFAAGNLLGPLALGKLFDTVGRRAMIALTYGLSGVLLAGTGWAFAQGWLTAATQTALWCAVFFVASAAASSAYLTVSELFPVELRGLAIALFFAVGTAAGGLVAPALFGALIQSGSRTQVMHGYLAGAALMLAAAAVAAVLGVAAEGRSLEALAEAGAPGAAVRPPEAAP, encoded by the coding sequence ATGGCCGCCGGGGCGCGCGCACGGGGGAGCTGGCTCCACTCCGACGTCCCGGGGCGGCTCGACCGGTTGCCGTGGTCGCGCTGGCACCTGCGGCTCGTGGTGGCGCTCGGCATCACCTGGGTGCTCGACGGGCTCGAGGTCACCCTGGTGGGCGCGGTGGCGGGCGTCCTGGCCGAGCCGGCCACGCTCCACCTGTCCGAGCGCCAGCTCGGGCTCGCCGCGAGCGGCTACCTGCTCGGCGCCATCCTGGGCGCGCTCCTGTTCGGCCGCCTGACCGACGCCCTGGGCCGCAAGCGGCTCTTCCTCGTCACGCTGGGCGTCTACACCGCCGCGACCCTGCTCACCGCGCTCGCCTGGGGCTTCGGGTCGTTCGTGCTCTTCCGCGCCCTCACCGGCGCCGGCATCGGCGGCGAGTACGCGGCCATCAACTCCGCCATCGACGAGCTCATGCCGGCCCGGCTGCGCGGCCGGGCCGACCTCGCCATCAACAGCACCTACTGGCTCGGGACCGCGCTCGGCTCCGCCGCGACGCTCCTCCTGCTCGACCCGCACGTCCTCCCGCCGGCGCTCGGCTGGCGCGCCTGCTTCGCCATCGGCGGCGCGCTGGGGCTCGCGGTGCTGGGCGTGCGCCGCCACGTCCCGGAGAGCCCGCGCTGGCTGCTCCTCCACGGCCGGGAGCACGACGCCGAGCGCGTCATCGCCGCCATCGAGTCGGAGGTGACGCGCTCGATCCAGCGCCCGCTCGCCGCGCCCGCCCCGCCGCGGCCGTTCCAGGTGAAGGGGGCGGTGGGCTTCGGGGTCATCGCCCGGGTGCTGCTCCGGCAGCACCTGCGCCGGACCGTGCTCGGCCTCGCGCTCATGGTGGCGCAGGCGTTCGCCTACAACGCCATCTTCTTCACCTACGCCCTCATCCTGGGGCGCTTCTACGGCGTCCCGAGCGACCGCGTCGGCCTCTACCTGCTGCCCTTCGCGGCCGGCAACCTGCTCGGCCCGCTGGCGCTCGGGAAGCTCTTCGACACCGTCGGCCGCCGGGCGATGATCGCGCTCACCTACGGCCTCTCCGGCGTGCTCCTCGCGGGCACCGGCTGGGCGTTCGCGCAGGGCTGGCTCACCGCGGCGACGCAGACGGCGCTCTGGTGCGCCGTCTTCTTCGTGGCGTCGGCGGCGGCCAGCTCCGCCTACCTCACCGTGAGCGAGCTCTTCCCGGTCGAGCTGCGCGGCCTCGCCATCGCGCTCTTCTTCGCGGTCGGGACCGCCGCCGGCGGCCTCGTCGCCCCCGCGCTCTTCGGCGCGCTCATCCAGAGCGGGAGCCGGACCCAGGTCATGCACGGCTACCTCGCCGGCGCGGCGCTCATGCTCGCCGCCGCCGCCGTGGCGGCCGTGCTGGGCGTGGCGGCGGAGGGGAGGTCGCTCGAGGCGCTGGCCGAGGCGGGCGCGCCGGGGGCGGCGGTCCGGCCACCGGAGGCGGCGCCGTAG
- a CDS encoding RNA polymerase sigma factor produces the protein MPGARASSHEERVVLLYREYGPAVYRRCLRLLRDREAARDATQEVFVKLLRDMGKLAARDTALPWIYRVATNHCLNLRRDVRRRGEQGEDALDLAPAAAAPYPAGRLAREVLARFDAQTQAVAVGVLVDGLEHEELASALGISRRTVHRKLARFLEGARQLLAGGEP, from the coding sequence ATGCCAGGCGCGCGCGCGTCCAGCCACGAGGAGCGGGTGGTGCTCCTGTACCGGGAGTACGGGCCGGCCGTGTACCGCCGCTGCCTGCGGCTCTTGCGCGATCGCGAGGCCGCTCGCGACGCGACGCAGGAGGTCTTCGTGAAGCTCTTGCGCGACATGGGGAAGCTGGCCGCCCGCGACACGGCGCTGCCCTGGATCTACCGCGTCGCGACGAACCACTGCCTGAACCTGCGGCGCGACGTGCGGCGCCGCGGCGAGCAGGGGGAGGATGCGCTCGACCTGGCGCCGGCCGCGGCGGCGCCGTACCCCGCGGGGCGGCTGGCGCGCGAGGTGCTGGCGCGGTTCGACGCCCAGACGCAGGCGGTGGCGGTGGGCGTGCTCGTGGACGGCCTGGAGCACGAGGAGCTGGCGAGCGCGCTCGGCATCTCGCGCCGGACCGTCCACCGCAAGCTGGCGCGCTTCCTCGAGGGCGCGCGGCAGCTCCTCGCGGGAGGCGAGCCGTGA
- a CDS encoding LrgB family protein, producing MSGAGWLLATVALYLAARRAHARLRTPLASPLLVAPAALVAALAAGHAGYDAYLRGGRWLLALLGPTTVAFALPLHRHRALLREQAAELGAAVLTGSVVAVASSLVLARALGLDPEVARSLAPRSITTPFAMLVARELGGAPALAAVCVILTALVGLVVGPALAAWLPLRSATSRGALLGMGAHGAGAARAMELGAVEGTAAALTMICAGLLLLLAAPGLRWLLHFAPW from the coding sequence ATGAGCGGGGCGGGCTGGCTCCTCGCGACCGTCGCGCTCTACCTGGCGGCGCGGCGCGCGCACGCGCGGCTGCGGACGCCGCTCGCCTCCCCGCTCCTCGTCGCGCCGGCGGCGCTGGTGGCCGCGCTCGCGGCCGGGCACGCCGGCTACGACGCCTACCTGCGCGGGGGGCGCTGGCTGCTCGCGCTGCTCGGGCCCACCACCGTCGCGTTCGCGCTGCCGCTCCACCGCCACCGCGCCCTCCTCCGCGAGCAGGCCGCGGAGCTCGGCGCGGCCGTCCTGACCGGCTCGGTGGTGGCGGTGGCGAGCTCGCTCGTCCTGGCGCGCGCGCTCGGGCTCGACCCCGAGGTCGCGCGCAGCCTGGCGCCGCGCTCCATCACCACGCCCTTCGCGATGCTGGTGGCGCGCGAGCTGGGCGGCGCGCCGGCGCTGGCGGCCGTGTGCGTCATCCTGACCGCGCTGGTGGGGCTGGTCGTGGGCCCGGCGCTGGCCGCCTGGCTCCCGCTGCGCAGCGCCACCTCCAGGGGCGCGCTGCTCGGCATGGGTGCGCACGGCGCCGGGGCCGCCCGCGCCATGGAGCTCGGGGCGGTGGAGGGTACCGCCGCGGCGCTCACCATGATCTGCGCCGGGCTCCTGCTCCTCCTCGCCGCGCCGGGCCTGCGCTGGTTGCTGCACTTCGCGCCCTGGTAG